A genome region from Populus alba chromosome 3, ASM523922v2, whole genome shotgun sequence includes the following:
- the LOC118028443 gene encoding dehydrogenase FPY6 isoform X1 produces the protein MANQLPQISVLGAGIFVKTQYIPRLAEISHLFVLKSIWSRSEESAREAVEVAKEHFPGVECKWGDKGLDEIIQDESILGVAVVLAAQYQVDMSLKLLKAGKHVLQEKPAASSISEIETSLSSYKSICANSPGYPIWAVAENYRFEPALVESKKLLADIGKMMSVQLIIEASMNSANPYFSSSWRRNYTGGFILDMGVHFIAGLRMLVGCEVTSVSAMTSHVDTTLPPPDNISSVFHLENGCSGVFAMVVSSKSPKILWRIVGINGTVEIGRGNQDGQHGYTISFYGAGGHCKSNFYPFSGVTAELKAFLHDISQANLKKGSSYEVEPRLSFIEGARDVAVLDAMLESGNKNGALVQVKKF, from the exons ATGGCAAACCAACTTCCCCAGATATCCGTTCTTGGAGCTGGCATCTTTGTCAAGACTCAATACATTCCAAGACTAGCTGAGATCTCTCATCTTTTTGTTCTTAAATCCATCTGGAGTCGCTCTGAG GAATCTGCAAGAGAAGCAGTGGAGGTAGCAAAGGAGCATTTTCCTGGTGTGGAATGCAAGTGGGGTGATAAGGGTCTTGATGAGATCATTCAAGATGAGTCAATTCTTGGTGTTGCTGTGGTTCTTGCTGCACAATATCAG GTTGATATGTCACTAAAGCTACTGAAGGCAGGGAAGCATGTCCTCCAAG AGAAACCAGCGGCATCTT CTATTAGTGAAATAGAAACCAGCCTGTCAAGCTACAAATCTATCTGTGCAAATTCACCTGGCTATCCAATTTGGGCTGTGGCAGAGAACTATAGGTTTGAACCTGCACTTGTAGAG AGCAAGAAATTATTGGCTGATATTGGGAAAATGATGAGCGTCCAACTTATAATTGAAGCATCAATGAATAGTGCAAACCCTTACTTCTCAAGCTCTTGGCGGCGGAATTACACG GGGGGTTTCATTCTAGATATGGGAGTGCACTTCATTGCAGGACTGAGAATG CTTGTTGGATGTGAGGTGACATCAGTGTCAGCTATGACCTCTCATGTGGATACAACTTTGCCTCCGCCCGATAACATATCCTCAGTTTT TCACCTGGAGAATGGATGTTCTGGAGTTTTTGCAATGGTTGTATCCTCCAAATCACCCAAG ATATTATGGAGAATTGTTGGCATAAACGGAACAGTGGAAATTGGGCGTGGAAACCAAGATGGACAGCATGGTTACACG ATTTCTTTTTATGGAGCTGGTGGACACTGTAAAAGCAACTTCTACCCATTTAGTGGAGTGACCGCTGAACTGAAGGCATTTTTACATGACATTTCACAGGCCAACCTTAAG AAGGGAAGTAGCTACGAAGTTGAGCCTCGACTCTCTTTTATTGAAGGAGCCAGAGATGTTGCAGTTTTAGACGCAATGCTTGAATCTGGAAACAAGAATGGAGCACTAGTTCAGGTGAAAAAGTTTTAA
- the LOC118028443 gene encoding dehydrogenase FPY6 isoform X2, translated as MANQLPQISVLGAGIFVKTQYIPRLAEISHLFVLKSIWSRSEESAREAVEVAKEHFPGVECKWGDKGLDEIIQDESILGVAVVLAAQYQVDMSLKLLKAGKHVLQEKPAASSISEIETSLSSYKSICANSPGYPIWAVAENYRFEPALVESKKLLADIGKMMSVQLIIEASMNSANPYFSSSWRRNYTGGFILDMGVHFIAGLRMLVGCEVTSVSAMTSHVDTTLPPPDNISSVFHLENGCSGVFAMVVSSKSPKILWRIVGINGTVEIGRGNQDGQHGYTISFYGAGGHCKSNFYPFSGVTAELKAFLHDISQANLKGSSYEVEPRLSFIEGARDVAVLDAMLESGNKNGALVQVKKF; from the exons ATGGCAAACCAACTTCCCCAGATATCCGTTCTTGGAGCTGGCATCTTTGTCAAGACTCAATACATTCCAAGACTAGCTGAGATCTCTCATCTTTTTGTTCTTAAATCCATCTGGAGTCGCTCTGAG GAATCTGCAAGAGAAGCAGTGGAGGTAGCAAAGGAGCATTTTCCTGGTGTGGAATGCAAGTGGGGTGATAAGGGTCTTGATGAGATCATTCAAGATGAGTCAATTCTTGGTGTTGCTGTGGTTCTTGCTGCACAATATCAG GTTGATATGTCACTAAAGCTACTGAAGGCAGGGAAGCATGTCCTCCAAG AGAAACCAGCGGCATCTT CTATTAGTGAAATAGAAACCAGCCTGTCAAGCTACAAATCTATCTGTGCAAATTCACCTGGCTATCCAATTTGGGCTGTGGCAGAGAACTATAGGTTTGAACCTGCACTTGTAGAG AGCAAGAAATTATTGGCTGATATTGGGAAAATGATGAGCGTCCAACTTATAATTGAAGCATCAATGAATAGTGCAAACCCTTACTTCTCAAGCTCTTGGCGGCGGAATTACACG GGGGGTTTCATTCTAGATATGGGAGTGCACTTCATTGCAGGACTGAGAATG CTTGTTGGATGTGAGGTGACATCAGTGTCAGCTATGACCTCTCATGTGGATACAACTTTGCCTCCGCCCGATAACATATCCTCAGTTTT TCACCTGGAGAATGGATGTTCTGGAGTTTTTGCAATGGTTGTATCCTCCAAATCACCCAAG ATATTATGGAGAATTGTTGGCATAAACGGAACAGTGGAAATTGGGCGTGGAAACCAAGATGGACAGCATGGTTACACG ATTTCTTTTTATGGAGCTGGTGGACACTGTAAAAGCAACTTCTACCCATTTAGTGGAGTGACCGCTGAACTGAAGGCATTTTTACATGACATTTCACAGGCCAACCTTAAG GGAAGTAGCTACGAAGTTGAGCCTCGACTCTCTTTTATTGAAGGAGCCAGAGATGTTGCAGTTTTAGACGCAATGCTTGAATCTGGAAACAAGAATGGAGCACTAGTTCAGGTGAAAAAGTTTTAA